A genomic region of Enterococcus sp. 12C11_DIV0727 contains the following coding sequences:
- the tenA gene encoding thiaminase II: MTFTEEIRKSADIIWQESKDHPFILELKAGTLPPEIFRFYLIQDRYYLEQFSKIHLKAAELAIDKEVRSCFLDGVKSLEAAEISVRKTFFKKLKVSKEEISQTPIAPAAYHYTSHMYREVESKSIARIAAALLPCYWLYQEIGEELIANGSPDPLYQRWIETYDSESYQNAVRRQIQLTDQLAHQASFDEQLLMKQAFIVSSYEELNFWEMAYTKQKWGLKR; this comes from the coding sequence ATGACATTTACTGAAGAAATAAGAAAATCTGCTGATATAATTTGGCAGGAAAGTAAGGACCATCCATTTATCTTAGAGTTAAAAGCTGGAACATTACCACCAGAAATTTTCCGATTTTATCTGATTCAAGATCGGTATTATTTGGAGCAATTTAGTAAAATTCATTTAAAAGCTGCAGAATTAGCAATAGATAAAGAAGTCAGAAGCTGTTTTTTAGACGGTGTAAAAAGTTTAGAAGCCGCAGAAATATCAGTTAGAAAAACCTTTTTCAAAAAATTAAAAGTCTCAAAAGAGGAAATCAGTCAAACACCGATTGCACCAGCAGCCTATCATTATACCTCACATATGTATAGAGAAGTTGAAAGCAAAAGCATAGCTAGGATTGCAGCAGCCTTATTGCCTTGTTATTGGTTATATCAAGAAATTGGCGAAGAATTAATAGCAAATGGTTCACCAGATCCGTTGTATCAAAGGTGGATCGAAACCTATGATAGTGAAAGCTATCAGAATGCGGTTCGCAGGCAAATTCAATTGACGGATCAGCTAGCCCACCAAGCTTCTTTCGATGAGCAATTATTGATGAAGCAAGCCTTTATTGTTAGTAGTTATGAAGAATTGAATTTTTGGGAAATGGCTTATACAAAACAAAAATGGGGGTTAAAAAGATGA
- a CDS encoding VOC family protein gives MKQSIVHIALVVDDYDEAIAFYTQKLHFTLIEDTYQPEQGKRWVVIAPPNSKGTTILLARASKPIQHEFIGNQAGGRVFLFLATDDFYRDYTHMVANQIEFVREPKEADYGIVAVFKDLYGNLWDLVQFDEDHPMSERL, from the coding sequence ATGAAACAATCGATTGTTCACATTGCTTTAGTCGTTGATGATTATGACGAGGCAATTGCTTTTTATACTCAAAAACTTCATTTTACTTTGATAGAGGACACGTATCAACCAGAGCAAGGAAAAAGATGGGTGGTAATAGCACCACCAAATTCAAAAGGTACAACTATTTTATTAGCAAGAGCATCGAAACCGATTCAGCATGAGTTTATTGGCAATCAAGCAGGTGGCCGAGTATTTCTATTTTTAGCTACGGATGATTTTTATAGAGATTATACTCACATGGTTGCAAACCAAATCGAGTTTGTTAGAGAACCTAAAGAGGCTGACTATGGAATCGTGGCCGTGTTTAAAGATCTTTATGGTAATTTATGGGATTTAGTCCAGTTTGATGAAGATCATCCTATGAGTGAACGATTATAA
- a CDS encoding ABC transporter ATP-binding protein, producing the protein MENKQVLNVETISKHIGKKKIIKEASFTVASGKVTGLLGPNGAGKTTIIRMLVGLMSHDQGSIQINGQFLSTNFKEAMAHVGAIVENPEFYNYMTGRENLMQYVRMAQKTITDEALNQVISSVHLENNIDQKVKTYSLGMRQRLGVAQAILHQPDLLLLDEPMNGLDPKGMREFREMIQALKAQGVGVLISSHQLSDMELLCDDLVIVQKGEITYVGPMNNPADENKLVLLVETDQQKQALDFLKEADYVVSVDGNYLKIELSEDTRTVLVKQLVENGIGIKELKVHVDSLEENFLRWTEDGGL; encoded by the coding sequence ATGGAGAATAAACAAGTATTAAATGTTGAAACGATTTCCAAACATATTGGTAAAAAAAAGATCATTAAAGAAGCGTCATTTACGGTTGCTAGTGGGAAAGTTACTGGTCTGTTAGGACCTAACGGCGCTGGGAAAACTACGATCATTCGCATGTTAGTAGGGTTGATGAGTCATGATCAAGGCTCAATCCAAATCAATGGTCAATTCCTTTCTACCAATTTCAAAGAAGCAATGGCACATGTCGGGGCTATTGTTGAAAATCCGGAATTTTATAATTATATGACGGGTAGGGAAAACCTCATGCAGTATGTTCGCATGGCCCAAAAAACAATAACCGATGAAGCATTGAATCAAGTGATTTCTAGTGTTCATTTAGAAAATAACATCGATCAAAAGGTTAAAACCTATTCATTGGGAATGCGTCAAAGATTAGGTGTGGCACAAGCAATTTTACATCAGCCGGATCTCTTACTGTTGGACGAACCAATGAATGGGTTAGACCCAAAAGGAATGCGCGAATTTCGAGAAATGATTCAAGCGCTGAAAGCACAAGGTGTTGGGGTGCTGATTTCTAGCCATCAATTGAGTGATATGGAGTTATTGTGTGATGACTTAGTCATCGTTCAAAAAGGGGAAATTACCTATGTCGGGCCAATGAATAATCCAGCAGATGAAAATAAGTTAGTTCTATTAGTAGAAACAGATCAACAAAAACAAGCGTTGGATTTCTTAAAAGAAGCTGACTACGTTGTAAGCGTAGACGGTAATTACCTAAAGATTGAACTGAGTGAAGATACTCGAACAGTCTTAGTCAAACAATTAGTAGAAAATGGGATTGGAATCAAAGAGTTGAAAGTGCATGTCGATTCTCTAGAAGAGAATTTCTTGCGCTGGACAGAAGATGGAGGATTATAA
- a CDS encoding GntR family transcriptional regulator, which produces MDFHTDRPIYLQIMDFIIQQIVSEKLQPGDKVKAVREMAVELATNPNTVQRALQELEREDILFSKRGLGRFVTEDTEKIKDLQNQAVEQVIENFLAEMNKFGWSEKKASDLLGEYIERKK; this is translated from the coding sequence ATGGATTTCCATACAGATCGGCCGATTTACTTACAAATAATGGATTTTATCATTCAGCAAATCGTTTCTGAAAAATTGCAACCGGGAGACAAAGTAAAAGCCGTGAGAGAAATGGCAGTTGAATTAGCTACGAATCCAAATACCGTGCAACGTGCTTTGCAAGAATTGGAGCGGGAGGACATTCTGTTTTCTAAACGCGGCTTAGGGCGTTTTGTAACAGAAGATACTGAAAAAATTAAAGATTTGCAAAATCAAGCGGTTGAACAAGTCATTGAGAACTTTTTAGCTGAAATGAACAAGTTTGGATGGTCAGAAAAAAAAGCGAGCGATTTATTGGGAGAGTATATCGAAAGGAAGAAATAA
- the thiE gene encoding thiamine phosphate synthase — protein sequence MKTSQEMLAIYFIAGTQDIKDRTLPEVLEQALKAGITCFQYREKGEGSLTDPNDKKLMAKRCQQLCKEYRVPFLINDDVTLALEIEADGIHVGQTDQAIQDVLALFSDKIVGLSCYDEKEVQTANKVPAITYYGIGPVYGTLSKKDAKQPIGLVKLQKLTELAEKPVVAIGGINTGDVEQIIETSVAGVAVISAITQAKDIHEAVKSLS from the coding sequence ATGAAAACTAGTCAAGAAATGTTAGCCATTTATTTTATTGCAGGAACACAAGATATAAAGGATAGAACTTTACCGGAAGTGTTAGAACAGGCTTTAAAAGCTGGAATCACATGTTTTCAATATCGAGAAAAAGGTGAAGGGAGTCTGACCGATCCTAACGACAAAAAGCTGATGGCGAAAAGATGCCAACAACTATGTAAAGAATATCGAGTACCATTTTTGATCAATGATGATGTGACGTTAGCCTTAGAAATAGAGGCTGACGGAATTCATGTTGGGCAAACAGACCAAGCAATCCAAGATGTATTAGCTTTGTTCTCTGATAAAATTGTTGGTTTATCTTGCTACGATGAAAAGGAAGTCCAAACCGCTAATAAAGTGCCCGCTATCACGTATTATGGTATTGGACCTGTTTACGGTACGCTATCGAAAAAAGATGCTAAACAACCGATCGGTTTAGTAAAACTACAAAAATTGACAGAGCTAGCAGAAAAGCCTGTTGTGGCAATAGGCGGTATTAATACTGGAGATGTTGAGCAGATAATAGAAACAAGTGTTGCTGGTGTCGCAGTGATCTCCGCAATCACACAGGCCAAAGATATTCACGAAGCTGTTAAAAGCTTAAGCTAA
- a CDS encoding SDR family NAD(P)-dependent oxidoreductase: MKKIIVTGAGGGLGKAICERSVNEGLDVIAVDINAASLKELEQLPNCQTSILDISHYNDTQQFFNQLKDDPTIIGLVNNAGIYKGKSLLDYNEAMMDTVLNVNIKGPTICSKFFIENLQLNN; encoded by the coding sequence TTGAAAAAGATAATTGTGACCGGTGCTGGAGGCGGACTTGGCAAGGCCATCTGTGAGAGGAGTGTCAATGAAGGCTTGGATGTAATTGCCGTAGACATAAATGCCGCCTCTCTCAAGGAACTTGAACAGTTGCCAAATTGTCAAACTAGCATCCTTGATATTAGTCATTATAATGATACACAACAATTTTTTAATCAGTTAAAAGATGATCCTACTATAATTGGACTAGTGAATAATGCAGGTATTTACAAAGGGAAAAGTCTTCTGGATTATAATGAAGCAATGATGGATACTGTTTTAAATGTTAATATTAAGGGACCAACGATCTGCTCAAAATTTTTTATAGAAAATCTGCAATTGAATAATTAA
- a CDS encoding ATP-binding cassette domain-containing protein: MEELVKIQQLSYRKGRKQIFNQLDFSVSSGKIIALIGENGSGKTTIMRLLSGLALNWKGKMLIDNCAVGTKTKSFVAYLEDQNNFQANQQLEEVISFYAHFYPDFDKRRAYELLRFMNLSVSEKIGNLSKGNAEKFALSMTLARRAKLYLLDEPLSGVDLLSREKIIQFLLKWFDEGSTIIITTHQLREIETIIDEVMFLRDGQIILHESLETIKEVKHKDLEDLYREVYEI; the protein is encoded by the coding sequence ATGGAGGAATTAGTTAAGATTCAACAATTAAGCTACCGTAAAGGAAGAAAACAAATTTTTAACCAGTTGGATTTTTCTGTTTCATCAGGGAAAATCATTGCCTTGATTGGTGAAAATGGTTCTGGAAAAACAACCATCATGCGCTTGCTTTCTGGCTTAGCATTAAATTGGAAAGGAAAAATGTTGATCGATAATTGCGCCGTTGGAACAAAGACCAAATCATTTGTGGCGTATTTAGAAGATCAAAATAATTTTCAAGCAAATCAACAATTAGAAGAAGTTATTTCATTCTATGCGCATTTTTATCCAGATTTTGATAAACGAAGGGCGTATGAATTGTTGCGTTTCATGAATTTGAGTGTGTCGGAAAAAATAGGAAATCTATCAAAAGGGAATGCAGAAAAATTTGCTTTAAGCATGACCTTAGCTAGGAGAGCCAAATTATATTTATTAGATGAACCATTAAGTGGTGTTGATTTATTATCAAGAGAAAAAATCATTCAATTCTTACTGAAATGGTTTGATGAAGGAAGTACGATCATTATCACAACACACCAGTTAAGAGAAATCGAAACTATTATTGATGAAGTGATGTTTTTACGAGATGGACAGATTATTTTACATGAGTCGTTAGAAACAATCAAAGAAGTAAAACATAAAGATTTAGAAGATTTATATCGTGAGGTGTACGAAATATGA
- the thiD gene encoding bifunctional hydroxymethylpyrimidine kinase/phosphomethylpyrimidine kinase yields MNETIQVLTIAGFDSGGGAGMQADLKTFQERFVFGTSVLTALPIQNTQGVKKVYDIPLEAIQDQLDVINEDFKISAVKTGMLFTASITQLVSAFLKTVDFGPLVVDPVMIAKSGHALLKDSAVKALIEELLPQAFVITPNIPEAEVITNMTITTKEDMVIAAKKIQLLGVKNVVVKGGHHLEGTESSDLLLLEDGQQEWLSATRIETKNTHGTGCTFSACIAAELAKGNDVRAAVHTAKGFIQVAIADGIQVGCGNGPTNHWAFRKVEHNEN; encoded by the coding sequence ATGAATGAAACGATCCAAGTGTTAACGATTGCAGGGTTTGACAGTGGCGGCGGAGCGGGAATGCAAGCTGATTTAAAGACCTTTCAAGAGCGTTTTGTATTTGGGACCTCTGTTTTAACGGCGTTACCGATTCAAAATACGCAAGGGGTTAAAAAGGTTTATGATATTCCCCTAGAAGCAATTCAAGATCAGTTAGACGTTATCAATGAAGATTTTAAAATCTCAGCTGTAAAAACGGGTATGTTGTTTACAGCTAGTATCACGCAACTTGTTTCAGCATTTTTAAAGACGGTTGATTTTGGTCCTTTAGTTGTTGATCCTGTAATGATTGCTAAAAGTGGTCATGCTTTACTAAAAGATTCCGCTGTTAAAGCTTTAATCGAAGAGCTGTTGCCGCAAGCTTTTGTTATTACGCCAAATATTCCAGAAGCTGAGGTGATCACAAACATGACCATCACAACGAAAGAGGATATGGTAATCGCTGCAAAAAAAATCCAATTGCTAGGTGTGAAAAATGTCGTTGTAAAAGGCGGTCATCATCTTGAAGGAACAGAATCCTCTGATTTATTGTTACTCGAAGATGGCCAACAAGAATGGTTGTCAGCAACAAGGATCGAGACGAAAAATACACATGGTACAGGCTGTACTTTTTCGGCTTGTATTGCAGCGGAATTAGCCAAGGGAAATGATGTAAGGGCGGCCGTTCATACTGCAAAAGGATTTATTCAAGTAGCTATTGCAGATGGTATTCAAGTGGGCTGTGGCAATGGACCAACCAATCATTGGGCTTTTAGAAAGGTAGAACACAATGAAAACTAG
- a CDS encoding ABC transporter permease, which produces MSVLIKNEWLKLIKKKSSWIMWLILVAMTFGITLLVRSTTKSHNGEIMMKANDLFASLTEMTSFLNLFVVIVAASIVSEEFSRGTIKFLLIRPFSRSQILFSKFVVCLIYSVIGTVILYISSLVSANLLLNSQSPFDVVNGYHGWNALTVAGAHAGANLLLLLLYSTITLFISAAIRSQSLAVGVGLGVLFGSSIINSFLNVVIPKHQWLKWNPFNMLNIKNTIMENTGAENSYPAYLNFWQMAGGILVYSLIIYLVMQLLFKKRDVSLS; this is translated from the coding sequence ATGAGCGTGCTGATAAAAAATGAATGGCTAAAACTAATTAAGAAGAAATCCTCTTGGATCATGTGGCTTATATTAGTCGCAATGACGTTTGGGATTACGTTGTTAGTTAGATCAACAACCAAATCACATAATGGAGAAATCATGATGAAAGCCAATGATTTGTTTGCAAGTTTGACTGAAATGACTTCATTTCTTAATTTATTCGTTGTTATTGTAGCGGCCTCGATCGTATCGGAAGAGTTTAGTCGAGGAACAATCAAATTTTTGTTGATTCGTCCATTTTCAAGAAGTCAGATTCTTTTTTCAAAATTTGTTGTTTGCTTGATTTATAGTGTAATCGGAACGGTTATTTTGTATATTAGTAGTCTTGTTTCGGCAAATTTATTGCTAAATAGCCAATCACCATTTGATGTGGTCAATGGTTATCACGGTTGGAATGCGTTGACGGTCGCGGGTGCTCATGCAGGAGCAAATCTATTGCTCCTTCTATTATATAGTACGATCACATTATTTATCTCAGCTGCAATTCGTTCACAAAGTTTAGCTGTGGGTGTTGGATTAGGTGTTTTGTTTGGTAGTAGTATTATTAATTCATTTTTAAATGTTGTGATCCCAAAACATCAATGGTTGAAATGGAATCCGTTTAATATGCTCAATATCAAGAATACGATCATGGAGAACACTGGTGCTGAGAATAGTTATCCAGCGTACTTGAATTTCTGGCAAATGGCTGGCGGAATTTTAGTGTATAGTTTGATTATTTATTTAGTCATGCAGCTATTGTTCAAGAAGCGAGATGTTTCACTTAGCTAA
- the thiM gene encoding hydroxyethylthiazole kinase, translating to MINYQLIDTLRMKNPLVHTITNIVVANDSANGLLAIGASPFMSSTLAEMEEVAVIADVIVLNMGTLNDEQLAAMILAGKKANELGKPVVLDPVGAGATNYRKQAVEQLLSQVKPTLIRGNAGEIAALSGTAWAAKGVDAGTGSADITEIAEKLALDVNCFIAVSGETDTITDGKQTYFVKNGTPYFTKMTGAGCLHGCVCGAFLAVAKESTLESVVVASTMYALAGELVAEQLTSVSVGSFRTYLLDQLSGLDSILVQAKARIERMAEK from the coding sequence ATGATCAACTATCAATTGATTGATACCTTACGCATGAAAAATCCGTTAGTTCATACTATTACTAATATTGTAGTTGCAAACGATTCAGCTAATGGATTACTGGCAATCGGAGCATCACCATTTATGTCGAGTACACTTGCTGAAATGGAAGAAGTGGCGGTGATTGCTGATGTTATAGTGTTGAATATGGGGACGTTGAATGACGAACAATTAGCTGCGATGATTCTTGCTGGTAAAAAAGCGAACGAATTAGGAAAACCGGTTGTTTTAGATCCTGTTGGCGCCGGCGCGACAAATTATCGTAAGCAGGCGGTTGAGCAATTATTGAGCCAGGTCAAACCAACATTGATTCGGGGAAATGCCGGAGAAATTGCAGCGTTAAGTGGAACGGCTTGGGCTGCTAAAGGAGTAGATGCTGGAACTGGATCAGCAGATATTACTGAAATTGCCGAAAAACTAGCACTTGATGTGAATTGTTTTATTGCAGTAAGTGGTGAAACAGATACGATAACAGATGGCAAGCAAACTTATTTTGTTAAAAATGGAACACCATATTTTACGAAGATGACCGGAGCAGGTTGTTTACATGGATGTGTTTGTGGAGCTTTCTTAGCAGTTGCTAAGGAGTCTACTTTAGAAAGTGTCGTTGTTGCAAGTACAATGTATGCTTTAGCAGGAGAGCTTGTAGCGGAGCAGTTAACAAGTGTTTCTGTCGGGTCATTTAGAACGTACTTATTAGATCAACTATCGGGATTAGATAGTATATTGGTTCAGGCAAAAGCGAGAATTGAAAGGATGGCTGAAAAATGA
- a CDS encoding lysylphosphatidylglycerol synthase transmembrane domain-containing protein, with translation MKSNSKTKVFLNIGLLAIFIGVIIYVMDNSLSDIFAQLMKTSWIVVALVILLGVVYQIVEGRSIKEIAAYFQKDFTTKDGFFTSCYVAFYRVISFGTGTLLSEIYFYKKKGLAVSQGVGVTALHMIMYKVAVIFLSVLGLIFQFSLFYERAPKMIPFILVGVGLTFVIIFSLLILSSSINLQVILIKWTNKHFKRKRLRDWVDKCNLQIYSLRETVQTITKDRSAMIRIFCWNVAKLLFWYVIPYVVLVENHPNIDFLLVLSFTSFSVILSGVFPTPAGIGPFEFVYLLLFKPLVGTVDAVSSLLLYRFGSFVLPFLIGFIYVLIQKRRDIKTDLSAARKEKKETLEE, from the coding sequence ATGAAAAGCAATTCCAAGACAAAAGTTTTTCTAAATATCGGCTTGTTAGCTATTTTTATTGGAGTGATCATCTATGTGATGGATAATTCACTCAGTGATATCTTTGCTCAATTAATGAAGACAAGTTGGATCGTTGTTGCCCTAGTTATCTTACTAGGAGTCGTTTACCAGATAGTGGAAGGACGCTCGATCAAAGAGATTGCTGCCTATTTTCAAAAGGATTTTACGACAAAAGATGGTTTTTTTACCTCTTGTTATGTGGCTTTTTATCGCGTAATTTCTTTTGGGACGGGTACATTGCTCTCTGAAATTTATTTTTACAAGAAAAAAGGACTGGCTGTTTCCCAAGGAGTTGGTGTGACGGCTCTGCATATGATCATGTATAAAGTAGCAGTGATTTTTCTATCTGTTCTCGGGTTGATTTTTCAGTTCTCTTTATTTTATGAACGTGCACCAAAAATGATTCCTTTTATCTTAGTTGGTGTTGGGCTGACCTTTGTTATTATTTTTTCATTATTGATTCTTTCAAGCAGCATCAATCTTCAAGTGATTTTAATAAAGTGGACGAATAAACATTTTAAACGTAAAAGATTGCGTGACTGGGTGGATAAGTGTAATCTTCAAATTTATTCATTAAGAGAAACGGTTCAAACTATCACAAAAGACCGTTCAGCGATGATTCGAATTTTTTGCTGGAATGTAGCGAAGTTGCTTTTCTGGTATGTGATTCCTTATGTTGTGCTCGTTGAGAATCATCCAAATATTGATTTTCTTTTGGTTCTTTCTTTTACAAGTTTTTCGGTTATTTTGTCGGGAGTATTTCCAACCCCAGCTGGTATTGGACCGTTTGAATTCGTTTATTTATTGCTATTCAAACCGCTTGTTGGAACGGTCGATGCAGTATCTTCGTTGTTATTGTATCGTTTTGGCAGTTTTGTTTTGCCTTTTCTGATTGGATTTATTTATGTATTGATTCAAAAAAGAAGAGATATTAAAACGGATCTTTCCGCAGCAAGAAAAGAGAAAAAGGAAACGTTAGAAGAATAA
- a CDS encoding SDR family oxidoreductase has translation MSGQEGSSDALYGLSKAAIIGLTKSLALRFFETVLVNTVAPTMIETKMMEKIPTWRKEEYYAHHLIKEAVSANDVANTANFLLSDESNHYTGATFDLNNGGYLR, from the coding sequence ATTTCGGGACAAGAAGGCAGTTCAGATGCGCTATACGGTTTATCCAAAGCAGCGATTATCGGGTTAACAAAGAGTTTAGCACTACGTTTTTTTGAAACTGTTTTGGTCAATACTGTTGCGCCAACGATGATCGAGACAAAAATGATGGAAAAAATTCCTACATGGCGAAAAGAAGAATATTACGCTCATCATCTGATTAAAGAAGCAGTATCAGCAAATGATGTGGCAAATACTGCGAATTTCTTACTATCAGATGAGAGTAATCATTATACTGGAGCTACTTTTGATTTGAATAATGGTGGTTATTTAAGGTGA
- a CDS encoding YcjF family protein: MKKNGEKKLAEGKKSFFKKVKPNPKQKETLVVEDKEEKEFESFFAEVIKKFPQKTATIILNSYGKSKERAEQILAKSKNQFDGIFDEFLQGVDAETRKKCHKTVHAASLTAAIIGCSPIPFSDAVLLVPVQLTMLARLHKLFGQSWSESMGKSIGKEIIVVGLGKSAVGNILKFIPAVGTVAGAAINATVASTITETLGWVTVKMLNDGEDIFEQTMTFKGQFQTLFKAVQNSGKKTK, from the coding sequence ATGAAAAAAAATGGCGAAAAGAAGCTTGCAGAAGGAAAAAAATCATTTTTTAAGAAAGTAAAACCGAATCCCAAGCAAAAAGAAACGTTAGTTGTAGAGGACAAAGAAGAAAAAGAATTTGAATCCTTTTTTGCTGAAGTAATCAAAAAATTTCCTCAAAAGACAGCTACGATCATTTTGAATAGTTATGGAAAATCGAAAGAACGTGCTGAACAAATTTTAGCTAAAAGCAAAAATCAATTTGATGGTATTTTTGATGAGTTTTTGCAGGGCGTGGATGCAGAGACTCGTAAAAAATGTCATAAAACTGTTCATGCAGCATCCTTGACCGCTGCAATCATCGGTTGTTCACCGATCCCTTTTTCAGATGCAGTGTTACTTGTCCCTGTACAATTAACCATGTTGGCTCGTTTGCATAAGTTATTTGGCCAATCATGGTCAGAAAGTATGGGGAAAAGTATCGGTAAAGAAATCATCGTTGTGGGCCTAGGAAAAAGTGCTGTTGGTAATATACTCAAATTTATTCCAGCAGTGGGGACTGTTGCGGGAGCTGCAATCAATGCAACAGTTGCAAGCACAATTACTGAAACTTTGGGATGGGTGACGGTAAAAATGTTAAATGATGGCGAAGATATTTTTGAGCAGACAATGACATTTAAAGGGCAATTTCAAACATTGTTTAAAGCAGTACAAAATTCGGGCAAAAAAACAAAATAA
- a CDS encoding amino acid permease gives MEQKQMRWFTVGLIAFNMVWGLGNVVNNYAQQGISVVTSWVLILVLYFIPYALIVGQLGSTFKESSGGVSSWVQNTSTKRLAYYAAWTYWVVHIPYLAQKPQLVLIAFGWAVQGNGDIVNNFSVVGISLISLAIFLIFLLLSTKGLMTLKVIGGMAGTAIFVMSMLFILLAIGAPMMNSSVEFATPHMDKISTYIPKFDFSYFTTVSMLVFAVGGAEKISPYVNSMRNPAKEFPKGMIFLAAMVGVSAVLGSFAMGMLFASNNIPEDLMANGAYTAFQLLGEYYGVGNLLMIIYAITNGIGQISALAFSIDAPLQILLADADPDYVPAALRKRSKKGTLVNGYLLTGILVSIIIVLPMFGIENIKELVKWLTNLNSVVMPMRYLWVFFAYMMLNKAYKNYRSEYKFIKNPKIAFGFGLWCFLFTAFACILGMVPKVDFAVDPKAWFFQLASNIITPVVLILLGMILPALARRDKKKAQVN, from the coding sequence ATGGAACAAAAGCAAATGCGATGGTTTACCGTTGGCCTAATTGCCTTCAACATGGTTTGGGGCTTAGGTAATGTAGTGAATAACTATGCACAACAAGGGATTTCCGTTGTAACGTCATGGGTATTGATTTTGGTCTTATATTTTATTCCCTATGCGTTGATCGTCGGACAACTTGGGTCAACTTTTAAGGAAAGTAGTGGCGGAGTTAGTTCTTGGGTCCAAAATACGAGTACGAAGCGTTTAGCTTATTATGCTGCTTGGACATACTGGGTCGTACATATTCCGTATTTAGCCCAAAAGCCTCAGCTAGTCTTGATCGCTTTTGGTTGGGCAGTACAAGGCAATGGTGATATTGTAAATAATTTTTCTGTTGTAGGGATTTCGTTGATTTCGTTGGCGATTTTCTTGATCTTCTTGCTATTGTCTACTAAGGGGTTAATGACCTTAAAAGTTATTGGGGGAATGGCAGGAACGGCAATTTTTGTCATGTCTATGCTATTTATCCTACTAGCAATTGGTGCACCAATGATGAATTCTAGTGTTGAATTTGCGACACCTCATATGGATAAAATCAGTACGTATATTCCTAAATTTGATTTTAGTTACTTTACGACAGTTTCCATGTTGGTATTTGCTGTTGGTGGGGCTGAAAAAATTTCACCTTATGTGAACTCAATGAGAAATCCAGCAAAAGAATTTCCAAAAGGGATGATTTTCTTAGCGGCAATGGTTGGTGTTTCAGCTGTCTTAGGTTCATTTGCGATGGGGATGTTATTTGCAAGTAACAATATTCCAGAAGACTTGATGGCCAATGGAGCCTACACTGCTTTCCAACTATTAGGTGAGTATTATGGTGTAGGGAATTTATTAATGATCATCTATGCAATCACTAATGGAATTGGGCAAATATCTGCTTTAGCCTTCTCAATCGATGCTCCATTACAAATTCTTTTGGCCGATGCAGATCCTGACTACGTTCCAGCAGCATTACGTAAAAGAAGTAAAAAAGGTACCTTGGTCAATGGCTATTTGTTAACAGGTATCTTAGTTAGTATTATTATTGTCTTACCAATGTTTGGGATCGAGAATATCAAAGAATTAGTCAAATGGTTGACCAACTTAAATTCTGTTGTGATGCCGATGCGTTACCTATGGGTGTTTTTTGCTTATATGATGCTAAATAAAGCGTATAAAAATTATCGATCTGAATACAAATTTATTAAAAATCCTAAAATCGCTTTTGGATTTGGCTTATGGTGTTTCTTATTCACAGCATTCGCTTGTATTTTAGGAATGGTACCAAAGGTCGATTTTGCGGTAGACCCGAAAGCTTGGTTCTTCCAATTAGCTTCTAATATTATTACACCCGTCGTGTTGATTTTATTAGGGATGATTTTACCTGCTTTAGCTCGTCGTGACAAAAAGAAAGCGCAAGTTAATTAA